In the genome of Leptospira kanakyensis, one region contains:
- a CDS encoding ABC transporter permease: MTSTFDKFFTFLFYRKGLAIFLLLAPLLIWLGVVYLGSLFTLLIQSFFSIDSFSGVIKREFTLESYYDLFRQSTNWDIIIRTTTMAFTVTIVSAIIAFPIAYYMAMYAGPKLKPILYLGVMLPLWSSYLVKVYSWKLIMAKEGILTWILNELGLLHVLDVILSIPVIGGTSLSFSYIGMFLVFVYIWLPYMILPIQASLERIPKSLLEASSDLGGGPSQTFRKVILPLAFPGVVAGSIFTFSLTLGDYIIPTIIGNSSYFIGMAVYTHQGTAGNIPLAAAFSVIPIIIMMVYLMIAKRLGAFDAL, from the coding sequence ATGACTAGTACCTTTGATAAGTTTTTTACCTTTTTATTCTATCGGAAAGGCCTTGCGATCTTTTTATTACTCGCACCCCTTCTCATTTGGCTTGGGGTTGTGTACTTGGGTTCGCTTTTCACTCTCCTCATCCAAAGTTTTTTCTCCATTGATTCTTTCTCAGGAGTGATCAAACGAGAATTTACTTTAGAATCTTATTATGATCTGTTTCGCCAAAGTACGAATTGGGATATCATCATTCGTACGACAACCATGGCTTTTACTGTTACGATTGTGAGTGCCATCATTGCCTTTCCGATTGCTTATTATATGGCGATGTATGCTGGTCCTAAACTAAAACCCATTTTATATTTGGGAGTGATGTTACCTCTTTGGTCGAGTTATCTTGTGAAAGTTTACTCCTGGAAACTGATTATGGCAAAAGAAGGAATCCTTACATGGATTTTGAACGAACTTGGGCTTCTGCATGTGCTCGATGTGATTCTTTCCATTCCTGTGATTGGTGGAACTTCTTTGTCATTCTCTTACATTGGAATGTTTCTTGTTTTTGTTTATATCTGGCTTCCTTATATGATCCTTCCGATCCAAGCATCATTAGAACGAATTCCTAAATCCTTACTTGAGGCATCCTCCGATTTGGGCGGTGGGCCTTCTCAAACCTTTCGAAAAGTGATATTGCCATTAGCATTTCCGGGAGTGGTGGCGGGTTCTATTTTTACCTTCTCACTCACATTAGGTGACTATATCATCCCTACCATCATTGGAAACTCCAGTTATTTTATTGGGATGGCGGTTTATACACACCAAGGAACAGCAGGTAACATCCCTTTGGCGGCTGCTTTTTCTGTAATCCCCATCATCATTATGATGGTTTACCTCATGATCGCAAAACGATTAGGAGCCTTTGATGCCCTCTAA
- a CDS encoding ABC transporter permease, whose protein sequence is MPSKWNLGTIGLKVATTLGFLFIHIPLFIIIMYAFSTDEKTFQFPLPGFTLKWFGVAWERNDIWEAIILSSQVATISTIMAIILGTLACLAVYRSKFFGREVISFLVILPIALPGIVTGISLRSAMSLFGIPFSTWTIVIAHATFCIVTVYNNVLARLRRSSHSMVEASMDLGANPWQTFRFVILPNIATALLAGGMLSFALSFDEVIVTTFTAGQQSTVPIWMLTEFIRPRQRPVTNVVAVFVILVTTLPILAAYYLTKEDEGGKK, encoded by the coding sequence ATGCCCTCTAAATGGAATCTCGGAACCATCGGACTAAAAGTTGCCACCACCCTTGGGTTCCTCTTTATTCATATCCCTCTCTTTATCATCATCATGTATGCTTTTTCTACAGATGAAAAAACATTCCAATTTCCGTTACCAGGATTTACACTCAAGTGGTTTGGGGTAGCTTGGGAAAGAAATGATATTTGGGAAGCCATTATCCTTTCTTCACAAGTTGCTACCATTTCAACAATTATGGCTATCATCCTTGGAACCTTGGCTTGCCTTGCTGTGTATCGTAGTAAGTTTTTTGGAAGAGAAGTGATTTCCTTTCTTGTGATTCTGCCGATTGCTTTGCCGGGAATTGTGACAGGGATTTCTCTTCGGTCTGCCATGTCTCTTTTTGGAATTCCGTTTAGCACTTGGACCATTGTGATTGCCCATGCCACTTTTTGTATTGTGACAGTGTATAATAATGTTTTAGCAAGACTTCGCAGAAGTTCTCATTCTATGGTAGAGGCATCCATGGACTTAGGTGCTAACCCATGGCAAACATTCCGATTTGTGATTTTGCCAAATATCGCTACAGCGTTGTTAGCTGGCGGAATGTTATCCTTTGCATTATCCTTTGATGAAGTGATTGTGACTACGTTTACGGCGGGCCAACAATCCACAGTTCCCATTTGGATGTTAACAGAATTCATTCGTCCGAGACAAAGGCCAGTCACAAATGTGGTTGCGGTATTTGTGATTCTTGTCACAACATTGCCGATTCTTGCCGCTTATTACTTAACCAAAGAAGATGAGGGTGGGAAAAAATAA
- a CDS encoding NAD-dependent succinate-semialdehyde dehydrogenase, whose amino-acid sequence MKYIKDKDLFRQENFIGGVWCPAENKKEILVHNPANGEIIGNIPHSEEKDTANAIRSAKLALADWKSRPAKERAGILRKWFQLMMDNQEDLALIMTQEQGKPLTEARGEIAYAASYIEWFGEEAKRSYGDIIPSHRKDTRILVLKEPIGVVGTITPWNFPAAMLARKVAPALAAGCTVVSKPAELTPYSALAMAVLAERAGLPKGVWNVLVGDPIKIGKTILESKEVRKLSFTGSTNTGIYLMEKSAATLKKLSLELGGNAPFIVFEDADMDEAVKGAMLSKYRNTGQTCVCVNRFLVQASVAEVFAKKLADKAKELVVANGMEPNAQQGPLINDAALEKVKSHISDAVSKGAKILTGGKEHTLGGNFFEPTVLYPVNSSMVVTKEETFGPVSCIQTFQTEEEAVQLANDTDFGLASYLYTKDMARLFRVAEQLEYGMVGINEGLISSEQVPFGGVKFSGMGREGSKYGLDDYTVTKYLCLGGIT is encoded by the coding sequence ATGAAATATATCAAAGATAAAGACCTTTTCCGACAAGAAAACTTCATCGGTGGGGTATGGTGCCCTGCAGAAAACAAAAAAGAAATTTTAGTACATAACCCCGCAAACGGCGAAATCATCGGAAACATCCCTCACTCCGAAGAAAAAGATACAGCGAACGCAATTCGTTCTGCGAAACTAGCACTTGCTGATTGGAAATCACGACCTGCAAAAGAAAGAGCAGGAATTTTACGCAAATGGTTCCAACTCATGATGGACAACCAAGAAGATTTGGCTCTCATCATGACACAAGAACAAGGAAAGCCACTAACAGAAGCTAGGGGAGAGATAGCTTATGCTGCATCGTACATAGAATGGTTCGGAGAAGAAGCAAAACGTTCTTATGGTGATATCATTCCTTCTCATAGAAAGGACACAAGGATTCTTGTTTTAAAAGAACCCATTGGTGTAGTGGGAACCATCACACCTTGGAATTTTCCAGCAGCCATGCTTGCAAGAAAAGTAGCTCCGGCACTCGCCGCAGGTTGCACTGTGGTGTCGAAACCAGCAGAACTCACACCCTACTCTGCACTAGCCATGGCAGTTCTTGCGGAAAGAGCGGGACTTCCTAAAGGCGTCTGGAACGTGTTAGTTGGTGATCCAATCAAAATTGGTAAAACCATTTTAGAAAGTAAAGAAGTTCGTAAACTGAGTTTTACAGGTTCCACAAATACAGGAATTTATTTGATGGAAAAATCAGCTGCTACCTTAAAAAAACTCTCACTCGAGTTAGGTGGGAATGCACCATTTATTGTTTTTGAAGATGCCGACATGGATGAGGCCGTGAAAGGTGCCATGCTTTCTAAATATAGAAATACAGGACAAACTTGCGTTTGTGTGAATCGTTTTCTTGTCCAGGCATCCGTCGCTGAAGTGTTTGCAAAAAAATTGGCAGACAAAGCCAAGGAGCTAGTGGTTGCCAATGGAATGGAACCGAACGCACAACAAGGCCCACTCATAAACGATGCGGCTCTCGAAAAAGTAAAATCTCATATTTCCGATGCGGTTTCCAAAGGAGCAAAAATTCTCACTGGCGGAAAAGAACATACCCTCGGTGGTAATTTTTTTGAACCGACTGTGCTTTATCCCGTAAACTCTTCCATGGTTGTCACAAAAGAAGAAACCTTTGGTCCAGTCTCTTGTATCCAAACCTTCCAAACCGAAGAAGAAGCTGTCCAATTGGCCAACGACACAGACTTTGGACTCGCTTCTTATTTGTATACAAAAGACATGGCTAGACTTTTTAGAGTCGCCGAACAACTGGAATACGGAATGGTGGGAATTAACGAAGGACTCATTTCTTCAGAACAAGTTCCCTTCGGTGGTGTCAAATTCTCTGGAATGGGACGAGAAGGCTCTAAATACGGACTCGATGATTATACAGTAACCAAATATCTCTGCCTCGGAGGAATCACATGA
- a CDS encoding ABC transporter ATP-binding protein, with protein MDQVYDVEFQNVTRKFDQFIAVDDVSFGIRKGEFFSMLGPSGSGKTTCLRMVAGFQDTTSGRVLLEGVDVTGIPPYKRNVNTVFQDYALFPHMTVAENVGYGLKIKKTNTNEINQRVSEMLAMVRLPDVGNRKPSELSGGQRQRIALARALINRPGVLLLDEPLGALDLKLREEMQLELKAIQKEVGITFIFVTHDQEEALSMSDRIAVFNKGKVEQIATPEELYDRPKTEFVANFVGTSNILSVEETKRLTGQNGKGMIRPERVHVFANAKEDNHSTGYRTFKAILKSQVYSGATSKMHFETPNGSRIIASTQNLKISAENIAVGSEVLVGWKDSDMHLL; from the coding sequence ATGGACCAAGTTTACGATGTTGAATTTCAAAATGTAACAAGGAAATTCGACCAATTTATAGCGGTGGATGATGTCTCCTTCGGGATTAGAAAAGGTGAATTCTTTTCGATGTTAGGCCCTTCCGGGTCGGGAAAAACAACCTGTCTCCGTATGGTGGCAGGGTTTCAGGATACGACTTCAGGAAGGGTTCTTTTGGAAGGTGTTGATGTCACTGGCATCCCGCCTTACAAAAGAAATGTGAACACAGTCTTTCAAGACTATGCTTTATTCCCCCACATGACGGTTGCGGAAAATGTTGGGTATGGATTAAAAATCAAAAAAACAAATACAAACGAAATCAATCAAAGAGTATCGGAGATGCTTGCTATGGTTCGATTGCCCGATGTGGGAAATCGTAAACCTTCTGAATTATCAGGAGGGCAAAGGCAAAGGATTGCTTTGGCAAGGGCCCTCATCAATCGTCCAGGGGTATTACTTCTCGATGAACCTCTTGGTGCACTTGATTTAAAACTCAGAGAAGAGATGCAATTGGAACTCAAGGCCATCCAAAAAGAAGTAGGGATTACTTTTATCTTTGTCACTCACGACCAAGAAGAAGCACTTTCGATGTCGGATCGAATTGCCGTCTTTAACAAAGGTAAGGTGGAGCAAATTGCGACACCAGAAGAATTGTATGACAGGCCAAAAACCGAATTCGTTGCCAACTTTGTAGGGACTTCTAATATCCTTTCTGTGGAAGAAACCAAAAGGCTCACGGGTCAAAATGGAAAAGGTATGATTCGTCCAGAACGAGTCCATGTATTTGCTAACGCAAAAGAAGACAATCACTCCACAGGATATAGAACCTTTAAAGCAATTCTCAAAAGCCAAGTGTATTCGGGAGCCACATCCAAAATGCATTTTGAAACTCCGAATGGATCTCGTATCATTGCTTCCACTCAAAATCTAAAAATATCGGCAGAGAACATTGCTGTTGGTTCCGAAGTCCTTGTAGGTTGGAAAGATTCTGACATGCATTTACTTTAA
- a CDS encoding gamma-aminobutyraldehyde dehydrogenase, which produces MKEYKLWIDGKWTNTSGGKLMDIEDPATGKKIAKVIDASVADVDKAAKAAHKAFYDGRWSGITPGERSKAIWKLADLLEEKTKEFAKAESLNAGKPYKNLSLAGDIPFAVDNIRFFATAARDVHGSRANEYQPGYTSILRREPVGVVGQIAPWNYPLLMAVWKFGPALAAGCTVILKPAPGTPITSLMLAELTKKAGIPDGVINIVTGGNATGQAIVDHPLVRMVSLTGSTGTGKNIMKSASDSLKRVHLELGGKAPLLVFDDVDVNLFAAKAAFGATCNSGQDCTAATRIIVPKALQKKITDSVVDAMKAVNMGDPFNDKTEMGPLISAIHRERVLGFMDRAKKQGAKILTGGVIPKGLGKGYFFAPTVITDVKQNYDVVQNEIFGPVLTIQSYDKEDEGIRLANDVNYGLASSIWTKDIARAMRVAKQFEFGTVWVNDHLPLASETPHGGFKQSGFGKDLSIESVGDYLITKHVMVGGV; this is translated from the coding sequence ATGAAAGAATATAAACTTTGGATTGATGGAAAGTGGACAAACACAAGCGGCGGGAAACTCATGGACATCGAAGATCCTGCCACGGGCAAAAAAATTGCCAAGGTAATTGATGCGAGTGTGGCCGATGTAGACAAAGCTGCCAAGGCAGCTCACAAAGCATTTTATGATGGAAGATGGTCAGGGATTACTCCAGGCGAACGATCCAAAGCCATTTGGAAACTTGCCGATCTTTTAGAAGAAAAAACCAAAGAGTTTGCAAAAGCCGAATCTCTCAACGCAGGAAAACCTTATAAAAACTTAAGCCTTGCCGGAGACATTCCTTTTGCTGTGGATAACATTCGGTTTTTTGCAACGGCAGCTCGTGATGTTCATGGAAGTCGTGCCAACGAATACCAACCAGGATACACATCCATTTTACGCAGAGAACCTGTGGGTGTGGTGGGGCAAATTGCTCCTTGGAACTACCCTCTTCTTATGGCCGTTTGGAAATTTGGACCCGCACTTGCCGCAGGTTGCACTGTTATTTTAAAACCAGCTCCAGGAACTCCCATCACCTCTCTTATGTTAGCCGAGCTAACAAAAAAAGCAGGAATCCCTGATGGTGTGATTAATATTGTCACCGGTGGAAATGCCACAGGCCAAGCGATTGTTGACCACCCCCTAGTCAGAATGGTTTCTCTTACCGGATCCACGGGAACGGGAAAAAACATCATGAAGTCGGCTTCTGATTCCTTAAAACGAGTGCATTTGGAGCTCGGAGGAAAAGCCCCACTTCTAGTTTTTGATGATGTGGATGTAAATCTTTTTGCCGCCAAAGCAGCGTTTGGTGCCACTTGCAATTCAGGACAAGACTGCACTGCTGCCACAAGAATCATTGTTCCCAAAGCCTTACAGAAAAAAATCACCGACTCTGTTGTGGATGCAATGAAAGCAGTAAACATGGGTGATCCTTTTAATGATAAAACAGAAATGGGCCCACTCATCTCTGCCATCCACCGCGAACGTGTCCTCGGGTTTATGGATCGTGCCAAAAAACAAGGGGCAAAAATTCTTACCGGTGGTGTCATACCGAAGGGCCTAGGCAAAGGATACTTTTTTGCACCGACTGTCATCACTGATGTCAAACAAAACTATGACGTAGTGCAAAACGAAATTTTTGGACCGGTTCTCACCATCCAATCTTACGATAAAGAAGATGAAGGGATTCGGCTTGCAAACGATGTCAACTATGGCCTTGCCTCTTCCATTTGGACAAAGGATATAGCGCGTGCTATGCGAGTTGCCAAACAGTTTGAATTTGGAACGGTTTGGGTGAACGATCACTTACCGCTTGCATCCGAAACTCCTCATGGTGGATTCAAACAATCAGGATTTGGAAAGGATCTCTCTATCGAATCTGTGGGTGATTATCTAATCACCAAACATGTAATGGTAGGCGGGGTTTAG
- a CDS encoding ABC transporter substrate-binding protein: protein MKFDSYKRVISSVAVLSIAFAVACGKKETKVSEIGQGEGEVSIVAWPGYIERGETDKGYDWVTEFEKSSGCKVNVKTAATSDEMVALMNEGGFDLVTASGDASLRLVAGGKVQEINTDLIPSWKNVDSRLQNAPWHTVEGKHYGVPYQWGPNVLMYNTKVFKKAPTSWNVVFEEQVLADGKSNKGRVQAFDGPIYIADAALYLKQAKPELGIQDPYELDEKQYAAVIELLKKQRQLVPKYWHDAMVQVDDFKKEGLVASSTWPFQVNLLVSEKQPVASIVPKEGATGWADSTMLHKDSKHVNCAYKWLEHSLSPKVQGDLASWFGSVPSVPSACKGNALLGDTGCAVNGFNNFEKISFWRTPKEDCSGGRKCIPYKKWAEDYISIIGSK from the coding sequence ATGAAATTCGATTCATACAAACGAGTGATTTCTTCTGTTGCAGTTCTCTCAATCGCATTTGCGGTTGCCTGCGGCAAAAAAGAAACAAAGGTTTCCGAAATCGGACAAGGCGAAGGAGAAGTTTCCATCGTTGCTTGGCCGGGGTACATTGAACGTGGTGAAACAGACAAAGGATATGACTGGGTCACTGAATTTGAAAAAAGTTCTGGCTGTAAAGTAAATGTAAAAACTGCCGCTACATCTGACGAGATGGTAGCACTCATGAATGAAGGTGGATTTGATCTTGTGACTGCATCTGGTGATGCATCGTTACGATTGGTTGCTGGTGGAAAGGTTCAAGAAATCAATACAGACCTTATCCCTAGTTGGAAAAACGTAGACTCTCGTTTGCAAAATGCTCCTTGGCATACAGTGGAAGGAAAACATTACGGTGTTCCTTACCAATGGGGTCCAAACGTTCTTATGTACAATACTAAAGTTTTCAAAAAAGCACCAACTAGTTGGAATGTTGTTTTTGAAGAACAAGTATTGGCTGATGGAAAATCAAACAAAGGTCGCGTACAAGCATTTGATGGTCCAATCTACATTGCAGATGCTGCTTTATATTTAAAACAAGCTAAACCAGAACTTGGAATCCAAGATCCTTATGAATTGGATGAGAAACAATATGCAGCCGTCATTGAATTATTAAAAAAACAAAGACAACTCGTTCCAAAGTATTGGCATGATGCGATGGTACAAGTGGATGACTTTAAAAAAGAAGGACTTGTTGCTTCTTCTACATGGCCATTCCAAGTGAACTTACTTGTCAGTGAAAAACAACCGGTAGCTTCTATCGTTCCGAAAGAGGGTGCGACTGGTTGGGCAGACAGCACAATGCTTCATAAAGATTCAAAACACGTAAACTGTGCATACAAATGGTTAGAACATTCACTTTCTCCAAAAGTACAAGGAGACCTTGCTTCTTGGTTTGGATCAGTGCCTTCTGTTCCTTCTGCTTGTAAAGGAAACGCTCTTCTTGGAGACACAGGTTGTGCGGTTAACGGATTCAATAACTTTGAAAAAATCTCTTTCTGGAGAACTCCAAAAGAAGATTGTTCCGGTGGAAGAAAATGTATACCTTACAAAAAATGGGCTGAAGACTATATTTCCATCATTGGAAGTAAATAA
- the gabT gene encoding 4-aminobutyrate--2-oxoglutarate transaminase, with translation MTGNQKQSNQTLWERRLANVPRGVTTAYPVFAEKAKNAEIWDIEGKRFIDFGGGIGVQNTGHCHPKVVAAIHKQVDQVLHTAFQIMPYEPYIVLAEKLNAKAPIEGGAKTILFSSGAEALENAVKIARAATGRPGIISFLGGFHGRTMMALALTGKVVPYKKGFGPFASDVYHIPFPMEYHGVTEDDSIKALNNLFKADIDPSRVAAIAIEPVQGEGGFYIASPSFLKKLRAICDEHGILLIADEVQSGFARTGKLFAIEHSGIKPDLITTAKSLAAGMPLSAVIGKTSIMDAVEPGGLGGTYAGNPVACAAGIAVMDLIEEEGILEKSVKLGKLLVSELNEIKKTYPHIGEIRGLGAMVAFELVENGDANKPSADLAKKLTAKALEHGLVLLSCGVYGNVIRILVPITAEESIVKEGLSIITKSLKEI, from the coding sequence ATGACGGGCAATCAAAAACAAAGCAACCAAACCCTTTGGGAAAGAAGACTTGCAAACGTACCGCGAGGTGTTACAACCGCCTATCCAGTGTTTGCCGAAAAAGCAAAGAATGCAGAAATTTGGGATATTGAAGGAAAACGGTTCATTGACTTTGGGGGTGGAATTGGTGTCCAAAACACTGGCCATTGCCATCCGAAAGTAGTCGCTGCCATCCATAAACAAGTGGACCAAGTGCTTCACACTGCCTTTCAAATTATGCCTTATGAACCTTATATCGTTCTTGCAGAAAAACTAAATGCCAAAGCACCGATTGAGGGAGGAGCAAAAACCATCCTTTTCTCTTCCGGTGCCGAAGCTCTAGAAAACGCCGTAAAAATTGCAAGAGCCGCTACGGGACGACCAGGGATCATTAGTTTTCTCGGTGGATTTCATGGAAGAACCATGATGGCCCTGGCTCTCACAGGAAAAGTAGTTCCTTATAAAAAAGGTTTTGGCCCCTTTGCAAGCGATGTTTACCACATTCCTTTTCCTATGGAATACCATGGTGTGACAGAAGACGACTCTATCAAAGCCCTAAACAATTTGTTCAAAGCAGACATTGATCCTTCTCGAGTGGCGGCCATTGCCATCGAACCCGTGCAAGGTGAAGGTGGATTCTATATTGCCTCTCCAAGTTTTTTAAAAAAACTCAGAGCCATTTGTGATGAACATGGAATCCTTCTCATTGCTGATGAAGTACAGTCAGGGTTTGCAAGAACAGGAAAACTGTTTGCGATCGAACATTCAGGAATCAAACCAGACCTCATCACGACTGCAAAATCACTCGCAGCCGGGATGCCTCTTTCTGCCGTGATCGGAAAAACTTCGATTATGGATGCAGTAGAACCTGGGGGACTCGGCGGAACCTATGCCGGAAACCCAGTCGCTTGTGCAGCAGGAATTGCTGTGATGGATCTCATCGAAGAAGAAGGGATTTTAGAAAAATCAGTCAAACTCGGAAAACTATTGGTAAGCGAACTAAACGAAATCAAAAAAACCTATCCTCATATTGGCGAAATACGCGGATTAGGTGCTATGGTTGCGTTTGAACTAGTAGAAAATGGGGACGCAAACAAACCATCTGCCGATTTAGCAAAAAAACTAACCGCCAAAGCATTAGAACATGGACTTGTTTTACTTTCTTGTGGTGTGTATGGAAACGTAATCAGAATCCTTGTTCCCATTACCGCAGAAGAGTCCATTGTCAAAGAAGGCCTAAGTATCATAACAAAATCACTAAAGGAAATTTAA